One genomic segment of Streptomyces sp. RerS4 includes these proteins:
- a CDS encoding DUF4193 domain-containing protein gives MATDYDTPRKTDDDVDNDSIEELKARRSEKSSSSVDVDDFDGAESLELPGADLSNEELAVRVLPKQADEFTCMSCFLVHHRSQLAREKNGQPICRDCD, from the coding sequence ATGGCAACGGACTACGACACCCCACGCAAGACCGACGACGACGTCGACAACGACAGCATCGAAGAGCTGAAGGCGCGACGGAGCGAGAAGTCGTCCTCCAGCGTCGACGTCGACGACTTCGACGGCGCCGAGAGCCTGGAGCTGCCCGGCGCGGACCTTTCCAACGAGGAACTGGCCGTCCGGGTCCTGCCCAAGCAGGCGGACGAGTTCACCTGCATGAGCTGCTTCCTGGTGCACCACCGCAGCCAGCTGGCCCGCGAGAAGAACGGCCAGCCGATCTGCCGCGACTGCGACTGA
- a CDS encoding EcsC family protein: MPPALAAEEGSRGRPGARRLQAVKNGVRKGGDKAKAAALYITDRVIENAPRVPVRDLATLRAQFPGLDADRLADKLITGAANATSTVGAGIGAAAMLPVPPALPAELATEVTAVAAIELKLVAELHEVYGQRPPGNVKDRSLAYLTAWTEERGIDLTKPTTLNAALGGQMKRELRQQIMKRMVRNLPNLMPFMVGAAVGAVMNRRDTRKLAEKVRTDLRKRAVPWDALPALPPLEQPSEPLPEATRAALEGTEDPRV, translated from the coding sequence GTGCCACCGGCCCTCGCGGCCGAGGAGGGGTCCCGGGGCAGGCCCGGGGCGCGTCGGCTGCAAGCCGTCAAGAACGGTGTGCGCAAGGGCGGCGATAAGGCGAAGGCCGCCGCCCTGTACATCACCGACCGCGTCATCGAGAACGCCCCGCGCGTGCCCGTACGCGACCTCGCGACCCTGCGCGCGCAGTTCCCCGGGCTGGACGCCGACCGGCTCGCGGACAAACTCATCACCGGCGCGGCGAACGCCACGTCCACCGTCGGCGCGGGCATCGGCGCCGCCGCGATGCTCCCCGTACCGCCCGCCCTGCCGGCGGAGCTGGCCACCGAGGTCACCGCCGTCGCCGCGATCGAGCTGAAGCTCGTCGCCGAACTCCACGAGGTCTACGGACAACGCCCCCCGGGCAACGTCAAGGACCGCAGCCTCGCCTACCTCACGGCCTGGACCGAGGAGCGGGGCATCGACCTGACCAAACCGACCACGCTGAACGCGGCGCTCGGCGGTCAGATGAAGCGCGAACTGCGCCAACAGATCATGAAGCGCATGGTCCGCAACCTGCCGAACCTCATGCCGTTCATGGTGGGCGCCGCCGTCGGAGCCGTCATGAACCGGCGCGACACCCGCAAACTCGCCGAGAAGGTCCGTACGGACCTGCGCAAGCGCGCCGTGCCCTGGGACGCCCTCCCGGCCCTGCCGCCCCTTGAGCAGCCCTCCGAGCCCCTTCCCGAGGCCACCAGGGCCGCGCTCGAAGGTACCGAGGACCCCCGGGTCTGA
- a CDS encoding DUF3093 domain-containing protein, with protein sequence MQLSSAHHDERLSAPRSWWGICALVGIACALTLFPLGALPPLLGLVAGSALSAMAVSSYGSARVRVVNGSLAAGDARIPVAALGEPEVLDAEEARAWRTHKADARAFMVMRGYVPTAVRVEVTDPADPTPYVYVSTREPLALAAAIRAAKGAAAGA encoded by the coding sequence ATGCAGCTCTCCTCCGCGCACCACGACGAACGCCTGTCCGCTCCCCGCTCATGGTGGGGCATCTGCGCACTGGTCGGGATCGCCTGCGCGCTGACGCTGTTCCCGCTGGGCGCGCTGCCGCCGCTGCTCGGGCTGGTCGCCGGCAGCGCGCTGTCGGCGATGGCCGTGAGCTCGTACGGCTCCGCGCGCGTGCGCGTGGTGAACGGTTCCCTGGCGGCGGGCGACGCCCGGATCCCGGTGGCGGCGCTGGGTGAGCCCGAGGTGCTGGACGCGGAGGAGGCGCGCGCCTGGCGCACGCACAAGGCCGACGCCCGCGCGTTCATGGTGATGCGCGGCTACGTGCCGACGGCGGTGCGCGTGGAGGTGACGGACCCGGCGGACCCGACCCCGTACGTGTACGTCTCCACGCGCGAACCTTTGGCCCTGGCGGCCGCGATCCGCGCGGCGAAGGGCGCCGCGGCCGGCGCCTGA
- a CDS encoding PaaI family thioesterase, with amino-acid sequence MSGRNTALTPPADATAPVRHPDAPAPGELLGAHYEHCFGCGEGQPHGLHLEARAGEGVRITAEFTVKPAHQGAPGLAHGGVLATALDETLGSLNWLLRVIAVTGRLETDFVRPVPVGTVLYLEAEVTAVAGRKIYCTAVGRIAGPEGPVAVRADALFIEVKVDHFIDNGRPEEIRAAMADPDQVRRARAFEVNP; translated from the coding sequence GTGAGTGGACGAAACACAGCGTTGACGCCCCCGGCCGATGCCACCGCGCCGGTCCGCCATCCCGACGCCCCGGCACCCGGGGAGCTCCTCGGCGCGCACTACGAGCACTGTTTCGGCTGCGGCGAGGGGCAGCCGCACGGACTCCACCTCGAAGCCCGCGCGGGCGAGGGCGTCCGGATCACCGCCGAGTTCACCGTCAAGCCCGCTCATCAGGGCGCGCCCGGACTCGCCCACGGCGGCGTCCTGGCCACCGCGCTCGACGAGACGCTCGGCTCCCTGAACTGGCTGCTGCGCGTCATCGCGGTGACCGGCCGCCTGGAGACGGACTTCGTGCGGCCCGTGCCCGTCGGCACGGTGCTGTACCTGGAGGCCGAGGTCACCGCCGTCGCCGGACGGAAGATCTACTGCACGGCCGTGGGCCGTATAGCCGGTCCCGAGGGCCCGGTCGCGGTCCGTGCCGACGCCCTGTTCATAGAGGTGAAGGTCGACCACTTCATCGACAACGGCCGTCCCGAGGAGATCCGGGCGGCGATGGCCGACCCGGACCAGGTCAGGCGCGCACGCGCCTTCGAGGTGAATCCCTGA
- the dut gene encoding dUTP diphosphatase: MPQNNHTPVDVLIRRVDPEVPLPSYGHPGDAGCDLVTTVAAELAPGERAVLPTGVSIALPDGYAAFVHPRSGLAARCGLALVNAPGTVDAGYRGEIKVIVVNLDPRESVRFERFDRIAQLVVQRVEKVRFHEVAELPGSARAEGGFGSTGGHAAVAGSGAGQQGGNGYASVVTDREGQ, encoded by the coding sequence ATGCCCCAGAACAACCACACGCCGGTGGACGTACTGATCCGCCGCGTCGACCCCGAGGTGCCGCTGCCCTCCTACGGTCACCCCGGCGACGCCGGCTGCGACCTGGTGACCACCGTGGCCGCCGAGCTGGCACCGGGAGAGCGCGCGGTGCTGCCCACCGGGGTCTCCATCGCCCTGCCCGACGGCTACGCCGCCTTCGTGCACCCCCGCTCCGGTCTGGCCGCGCGCTGCGGGCTCGCGCTCGTGAATGCCCCGGGGACGGTGGATGCCGGGTACCGTGGGGAAATCAAGGTGATCGTGGTCAATCTCGACCCCCGCGAGAGCGTCAGGTTCGAGCGTTTCGACCGCATTGCCCAGCTGGTTGTCCAGCGGGTCGAGAAGGTGCGCTTCCACGAGGTGGCGGAACTTCCCGGCTCGGCAAGGGCCGAGGGGGGTTTCGGCTCCACCGGCGGTCATGCGGCCGTGGCCGGATCCGGCGCTGGTCAGCAGGGTGGGAATGGCTACGCTTCGGTCGTAACCGACCGGGAAGGACAGTGA
- a CDS encoding DUF3710 domain-containing protein — protein MFGRRKKNDSAKDGGAAEQVDGVRADEPSETDGLDADRPRRLNLPPAPRPDGPWDVSEVPGNPADGRVDLGGILVPGVEGMELRVEVAGDAIVAATVVLGDSAVQLQAFAAPKKEGIWGEVRDEIASGITQQGGIIDEVDGSLGWELRAQVPVPLPDGQTGAQLVRFVGVDGPRWFLRGVISGQGAVRPESAGVLEQIFRDTVVVRGDGPMAPRDPIVLKLPNDAQMVPDGVQTAEDQESSRFSGGMGQLERGPEITEVR, from the coding sequence GTGTTCGGACGTCGCAAGAAGAACGACTCCGCCAAGGACGGCGGCGCGGCCGAGCAGGTCGACGGCGTGCGCGCCGACGAGCCGTCCGAGACCGACGGGCTCGACGCCGACCGGCCGCGCAGGCTGAACCTGCCTCCGGCTCCGCGCCCCGACGGCCCGTGGGACGTCTCCGAGGTGCCCGGCAACCCGGCCGACGGCCGCGTCGACCTGGGCGGCATCCTCGTACCCGGTGTCGAGGGCATGGAACTGCGCGTCGAGGTCGCGGGTGACGCGATCGTGGCCGCCACCGTGGTCCTCGGCGACAGTGCCGTACAGCTGCAGGCCTTCGCCGCTCCCAAGAAGGAGGGCATCTGGGGCGAGGTCCGCGACGAGATCGCCTCCGGCATCACCCAGCAGGGCGGCATCATCGACGAGGTCGACGGCTCGCTCGGCTGGGAGCTGCGCGCGCAGGTCCCCGTACCGCTGCCCGACGGGCAGACCGGTGCCCAGCTGGTCCGCTTCGTCGGCGTCGACGGGCCCCGCTGGTTCCTGCGCGGTGTCATCTCCGGCCAGGGCGCGGTGCGCCCCGAGTCGGCCGGTGTGCTGGAGCAGATCTTCCGGGACACCGTCGTCGTGCGCGGCGACGGCCCGATGGCCCCGCGTGACCCGATCGTCCTGAAGCTGCCGAACGACGCCCAGATGGTGCCGGACGGCGTGCAGACGGCCGAGGACCAGGAGAGCTCCCGCTTCTCCGGCGGCATGGGTCAGCTGGAGCGCGGTCCGGAGATCACCGAGGTCCGCTGA